In one Nicotiana sylvestris chromosome 8, ASM39365v2, whole genome shotgun sequence genomic region, the following are encoded:
- the LOC104223267 gene encoding LOW QUALITY PROTEIN: urea-proton symporter DUR3 (The sequence of the model RefSeq protein was modified relative to this genomic sequence to represent the inferred CDS: inserted 6 bases in 3 codons; deleted 2 bases in 1 codon; substituted 3 bases at 3 genomic stop codons), which produces MASNCPTFLFSSKYYSVSGAGDSCVRQSSFFVGKPVLIQGXNQFGYSLILGFGAFFAVFTSFLVLIYKRSLAYVGSRHTSEWFNTAGRNVKTGLIASVIVSQWTWASTXWEHGISGPFWYASGATIQVLLFGVMAIEIKRKAPYAHTLCEIVKARXGTAAHLVFLGFCFLTNIIVTAMLLLGGSAVVNALTGVNIYAASFLIPLGVIVYTLAGGLKATFLASYIHSVIVHVVLVIFVYLVYVASNELGSPSLVYRRLLEVASKSRNCQEPISHVGQSCGPVTGNFKGSYVTMLSSGGLVFGIINIVGNFGTVFVDNGYWVSAIAARPSSTHKGYLLGGLVWFAVPFSLATSLCLGALALDLPITASEARHGLVPPATAIALMGKGGSILLLTMLFMAVTSAGSSELIAVSSLCTYDIYRACINPDASGKQILKVSRGIVLGFDCFKXGIAFMLLWRKANSFGAILGTVVGCLLGIITWLSVTKIEYGRINLDTTGRNAPMLAGNLVSILTGGAIHAVCSFLRPKNYDWQTTKQITVVEKEKSELPPEEFKEEKLNRAKAWIIKWGIGFTVAILVLWPILTLPVGQFSKGYFTFWAVIAIVWGTVGSAVIIALPLMESWGTIXSVLNGMFTNDRVMEKLEDFNSKLNXFIIAMPEVERVYLLEKERSKRKEASESDQIVASPSH; this is translated from the exons ATGGCTTCAAACTGTCCAACTTTTCTATTTTCATCAAAATATTATAGTGTTTCTGGAGCTGGGGATAGTTGTGTGAGGCAAAGCAGCTTTTTTGTAGGAAAACCTGTTCTTATTCAGG GATGAAACCAATTTGGCTACTCTCTCATTcttggttttggagcttttttcGCAGTCTTCACTTCTTTCCTGGTATTGATCTA CAAGAGGA GTTTGGCTTATGTTGGCTCCCGTCATACATCAGAATGGTTCAACACAGCCGGTAGAAATGTGAAAACAGGACTTATTGCAAGTGTAATTGTGTCTCAG TGGACTTGGGCATCTAC ATGGGAGCATGGAATTAGTGGACCCTTTTGGTATGCAAGTGGAGCTACTATTCAG GTGCTCCTTTTTGGTGTGATGGCAATAGAGATCAAACGAAAAGCTCCTTATGCTCATACACTCTGTGAAATCGTCAAAGCAAG ATGAGGAACTGCTGCTCATCTTGTTTTTCTGGGGTTTTGCTTCTTGACAAACATTATAGTAACAGCTATGTTGCTTCTTGGTGGATCAGCTGTCGTTAATGCACTCACCGGCGTCAAT ATATATGCTGCAAGTTTTCTTATTCCTCTTGGTGTTATAGTTTACACCTTAGCAGGAGGGCTAAAAGCTACTTTCTTGGCTAGCTATATACATTCTGTCATAG TACACGTGGTTTTAGTCATCTTTGTGTACCTGGTTTATGTTGCTAGCAATGAACTTGGCAGCCCAAGCCTCGTTTACAGACGTTTATTAGAGGTAGCAAGCAAGTCAAGAAATTGTCAAGAGCCCATCTCCCATGTTGGACAATCTTGTGGTCCTGTTACTGGGAATTTCAAAGGGTCTTATGTTACTATGTTGAGTTCAGGTGGTCTTGTCTTTGGTATCATCAACATCGTGGGAAATTTTGGCACAGTTTTCGTTGACAAT GGGTACTGGGTAAGTGCCATTGCCGCAAGACCATCATCGACGCATAAGGGCTATTTGTTGGGTGGTCTAGTTTGGTTTGCTGTGCCATTCTCTTTGGCAACATCACTATGTCTTGGAGCACTAGCTCTTGATCTACCAATAACAGCAAGTGAGGCTAGGCATGGACTAGTTCCTCCAGCTACAGCTATTGCTTTGATGGGAAAAGGGGGTTCGATTCTTCTCCTCACAATGCTCTTTAT GGCTGTCACATCAGCTGGTTCATCTGAGCTAATTGCAGTCTCTTCATTATGTACATATGACATCTATCGTGCATGCATCAATCCGGATGCAAGTGGAAAACAAATTCTAAAAGTTTCAAGAGGAATTGTATTAGGATTTGACTGTTTCAA AGGAATTGCTTTCATGCTTTTATGGCGAAAAGCAAACAGTTTTGGTGCAATCCT GGGGACAGTTGTTGGCTGTTTGTTAGGGATTATCACTTGGTTATCGGTCACTAAGATCGAGTATGGAAGGATAAATCTTGATACAACTGGTAGAAATGCGCCAATGCTTGCAGGAAACCTTGTTTCTATACTTACTGGTGGAGCTATTCATGCTGTTTGTAGCTTTCTAAGGCCCAAGAACTATGATTGGCAGACTACTAAGCAGATCACTGTGGTTGAAAAGGAAAAAAGTGAATTGCCACCTGAAGAGTTCAAAGAGGAAAAGCTCAACAGAGCCAAAGCATGGATAATCAAATGGGGCATTGGTTTCACAGTCGCGATACTAGTTCTCTGGCCTATTCTTACACTTCCTGTGG GGCAATTTAGCAAGGGATACTTcacattctgggctgtaatagcTATTGTATGGGGTACAGTGGGATCAGCAGTTATTATTGCTTTACCATTGATGGAAAGCTGGGGAACGATCTAAAGTGTGCTTAATGGCATGTTTACAAATGACAGAGTTATGGAAAAGTTGGAAGACTTCAACTCCAAGCTGAA ATTTATTATAGCAATGCCTGAAGTAGAAAGGGTGTATTTACTTGAGAAAGAAAGGAGCAAGAGAAAGGAAGCATCAGAATCCGATCAGATTGTTGCTTCACCAAGTCATTGA